The Neorhizobium sp. NCHU2750 genome has a window encoding:
- a CDS encoding branched-chain amino acid ABC transporter substrate-binding protein has protein sequence MKLVAALTLSTAMLAGPVFAKDITIGLSGPTTGAQAYFGTTWHNGFKLYIDKLNAAGGVNGVTVKIDQEDDQADPRQGTLVAQKYCDNDDVVLGVVNFNSGVAQSTLPIYEDCSLPTMTFGSNPSLTQQGYKFMVRPVANDFAGALLPAEYALQKLHAKSALIVNDKQVFGQGISEIFAKNFTAGGGKVLDTLSVAPTDVDFSAILAQIKTKNPDVIYLGAVMPQLALFAKQMHEQGVKATLMVPDGGYTPDFISQAGAANVEGATVAVQAPPLDATPAIADFATQYKAKYGQDAGPYSIYGYAQAQILEAVLKSTKGLTREDMNDALHNVKADTAIGHLEFDDKGELKVAPSYLYKVENGKFVLIATK, from the coding sequence ATGAAACTAGTTGCCGCGCTTACGCTCTCGACTGCCATGCTCGCTGGGCCTGTCTTTGCAAAAGACATCACCATCGGCCTTTCAGGCCCCACCACGGGCGCCCAGGCCTATTTTGGAACGACATGGCATAATGGTTTCAAGCTCTACATCGACAAGCTGAACGCCGCAGGCGGCGTCAACGGCGTGACGGTGAAGATCGACCAGGAAGATGATCAGGCCGACCCACGGCAGGGAACGCTCGTTGCGCAGAAATATTGCGATAACGACGATGTGGTTCTCGGCGTTGTCAACTTCAATTCCGGCGTCGCGCAGTCGACCCTGCCGATCTATGAGGATTGCTCGCTGCCGACCATGACATTCGGCTCCAATCCGTCGCTGACCCAGCAGGGTTACAAGTTCATGGTCCGGCCGGTCGCGAACGATTTCGCCGGCGCGCTGCTTCCGGCCGAATATGCGCTGCAGAAGCTCCATGCCAAGTCCGCGCTGATCGTCAACGACAAGCAGGTCTTCGGCCAGGGGATTTCTGAAATCTTCGCCAAGAACTTTACGGCTGGCGGCGGCAAGGTTCTCGATACGCTCTCGGTTGCACCGACAGACGTCGACTTCAGCGCAATTCTCGCCCAGATCAAGACCAAGAATCCCGACGTCATCTATCTCGGCGCCGTCATGCCTCAGCTTGCGCTTTTTGCCAAACAGATGCACGAGCAAGGCGTCAAGGCGACGCTGATGGTGCCGGATGGCGGCTATACGCCAGACTTCATCTCTCAGGCCGGCGCAGCGAATGTCGAGGGTGCGACGGTCGCCGTGCAGGCACCGCCGCTTGATGCCACTCCGGCGATTGCCGATTTTGCCACCCAGTACAAGGCCAAGTACGGGCAGGATGCCGGCCCCTATTCGATTTACGGATATGCGCAGGCGCAGATCCTGGAGGCCGTGCTGAAAAGCACCAAGGGCCTGACCCGCGAAGACATGAACGACGCCCTGCACAACGTGAAAGCTGATACGGCGATCGGCCACCTGGAATTCGACGACAAGGGCGAACTCAAGGTGGCTCCTTCCTATCTTTACAAGGTAGAGAATGGCAAGTTCGTCCTGATCGCCACGAAGTAA